Proteins from a genomic interval of Hemicordylus capensis ecotype Gifberg chromosome 14, rHemCap1.1.pri, whole genome shotgun sequence:
- the NUDT22 gene encoding uridine diphosphate glucose pyrophosphatase NUDT22 isoform X1: protein MVKWNLHGRVQSTPAAKVGKHHCACLPGVCGPHPAVSPALSSEQGRWKMMDPEISLLFQSPSPAGIAESQAQAELSPLYDRHPLPGDQAQIESAWAARRQQSPWLFDGAKFRLHSVELLEGGPFRFRLGLTCYKDFVGTNLAERAGRLRQRGSRDLGDSQAYLADPLGVGAILHTADDQCVFLRRSLSVGEAPGKVDIPGGHPEPQAVAGCTASSQGPIRHQDLPGELVVQEVFSSVLREIQDEVNLPASTLSSPALIGIAQNETSAGRSSAEFYVRCSLSSEQVRHNYTLGGPEAQESTSIIFVSRQDVLTMEPSAGLWQELCPSAKGAIRLYRAVMGASQ, encoded by the exons ATGgtgaaatggaacctccatggacgGGTGCAGTCTACCCCAGCGGCCAAGGTGGGGAAACACCATTGTGCTTGTCTTCCAGGTGTCTGTGGCCCCCACCCCGCCGTGAGCCCAGCGCTCTCCAGTGAACAGGGCCGGTGGAAGATGATGGACCCGGAGATCTCCCTCCTCTTCCAGAGCCCCTCTCCGGCGGGCATCGCGGAGTCCCAGGCCCAGGCGGAGCTCTCCCCGCTGTATGACCGGCACCCGCTGCCCGGGGACCAGGCCCAGATCGAGAGCGCCTGGGCGGCCCGCCGGCAGCAGAGCCCGTGGCTGTTTGACGGGGCCAAGTTCCGCCTCCACTCGGTGGAGCTGCTGGAAGGAGGCCCCTTCCGGTTCCGCCTGGGCCTCACCTGCTATAAGGACTTCGTGGGCACCAACCTGGCCGAGCGGGCCGGGCGCCTGCGGCAGAGGGGGAGCCGGGACTTGGGGGACAGCCAGGCCTACCTGGCCGACCCCCTGGGGGTGGGCGCCATCCTGCACACGGCCGACGACCAGTGTGTCTTCCTGCGGCGCAGCCTGTCCGTGGGAGAAGCCCCCGGGAAGGTCGACATCCCCGGAGGACACCCGGAGCCCCAG GCGGTGGCAGGTTGCACGGCCTCTTCCCAGGGACCCATCCGCCACCAGGACCTCCCTGGAGAGCTGGTGGTCCAGGAGGTGTTCTCTTCGGTGCTGCGGGAGATCCAGGACGAG GTGAACCTGCCGGCCTCCACTTTAAGCAGCCCGGCGCTGATCGGGATTGCTCAGAACGAGACCAGCGCCGGCCGCTCCAGCGCCGAATTCTACGTCCG GTGCAGCCTGTCTTCTGAGCAGGTGAGGCACAACTACACCCTCGGAGGCCCCGAAGCCCAGGAATCCACCAGTATCATCTTTGTGAGCAGACAA GATGTCTTGACGATGGAGCCAAGCGCCGGGCTGTGGCAAGAGCTCTGCCCATCGGCCAAAGGGGCCATCAGACTCTACAGAGCGGTGATGGGGGCGAGCCAGTGA
- the NUDT22 gene encoding uridine diphosphate glucose pyrophosphatase NUDT22 isoform X2, with the protein MMDPEISLLFQSPSPAGIAESQAQAELSPLYDRHPLPGDQAQIESAWAARRQQSPWLFDGAKFRLHSVELLEGGPFRFRLGLTCYKDFVGTNLAERAGRLRQRGSRDLGDSQAYLADPLGVGAILHTADDQCVFLRRSLSVGEAPGKVDIPGGHPEPQAVAGCTASSQGPIRHQDLPGELVVQEVFSSVLREIQDEVNLPASTLSSPALIGIAQNETSAGRSSAEFYVRCSLSSEQVRHNYTLGGPEAQESTSIIFVSRQDVLTMEPSAGLWQELCPSAKGAIRLYRAVMGASQ; encoded by the exons ATGATGGACCCGGAGATCTCCCTCCTCTTCCAGAGCCCCTCTCCGGCGGGCATCGCGGAGTCCCAGGCCCAGGCGGAGCTCTCCCCGCTGTATGACCGGCACCCGCTGCCCGGGGACCAGGCCCAGATCGAGAGCGCCTGGGCGGCCCGCCGGCAGCAGAGCCCGTGGCTGTTTGACGGGGCCAAGTTCCGCCTCCACTCGGTGGAGCTGCTGGAAGGAGGCCCCTTCCGGTTCCGCCTGGGCCTCACCTGCTATAAGGACTTCGTGGGCACCAACCTGGCCGAGCGGGCCGGGCGCCTGCGGCAGAGGGGGAGCCGGGACTTGGGGGACAGCCAGGCCTACCTGGCCGACCCCCTGGGGGTGGGCGCCATCCTGCACACGGCCGACGACCAGTGTGTCTTCCTGCGGCGCAGCCTGTCCGTGGGAGAAGCCCCCGGGAAGGTCGACATCCCCGGAGGACACCCGGAGCCCCAG GCGGTGGCAGGTTGCACGGCCTCTTCCCAGGGACCCATCCGCCACCAGGACCTCCCTGGAGAGCTGGTGGTCCAGGAGGTGTTCTCTTCGGTGCTGCGGGAGATCCAGGACGAG GTGAACCTGCCGGCCTCCACTTTAAGCAGCCCGGCGCTGATCGGGATTGCTCAGAACGAGACCAGCGCCGGCCGCTCCAGCGCCGAATTCTACGTCCG GTGCAGCCTGTCTTCTGAGCAGGTGAGGCACAACTACACCCTCGGAGGCCCCGAAGCCCAGGAATCCACCAGTATCATCTTTGTGAGCAGACAA GATGTCTTGACGATGGAGCCAAGCGCCGGGCTGTGGCAAGAGCTCTGCCCATCGGCCAAAGGGGCCATCAGACTCTACAGAGCGGTGATGGGGGCGAGCCAGTGA